One Erinaceus europaeus chromosome 5, mEriEur2.1, whole genome shotgun sequence genomic window carries:
- the LOC103116766 gene encoding LOW QUALITY PROTEIN: uncharacterized protein LOC103116766 (The sequence of the model RefSeq protein was modified relative to this genomic sequence to represent the inferred CDS: substituted 1 base at 1 genomic stop codon), producing MEDVPLYSLGPIRHWSPFGLLEVPEVNELSGDAEPRVCQEALTWKPESVLRKSGQILKTGMGQATSTLLDLVLSHMSEVKERAHNLGVEVRKSKLKTFCVSEWPTFGVKWPQEGTFDLHVVQRVRDVILNPGPRGHPDQVPYIITWQSLVEDPPTWIKVLIPSQVPPKVLVAEAKQLSSKKPMVLSDSVPCSDLIDLLGPELPPPYSTGDLVEVAEKVYNNRETPEEREEWLRAEDRKYQAAEGKKNSRELTKILYAVTQGDRHGCLGSESLPEPRITLEVEGQPVSFLVDTGAQHSVLTQPLGQLDNKQSWVQEATGKKIYNWTTKRRVNLSTGQVMHSFMVILECPAPLLGRDLLNKVGARIHFERERFRVTDRQNQPLQVLTMSLVDEYRLYDTAKSGETLSGWWLQAYPQAWAETGGPGLAVKQAPLFIELKPGAEPVHIKQYPMTLEARKGITPHIQCLLDQGILRQCRSLWNTPLLPVKKSGTGDYRSVQDLREVNARTMDIHPTVPNPYTLLSALAPTHVWYTILDLKDAFFSLPLAPKSQEVFAFEWIDESRGIAGQLTWTRLPQGFKNSPTLFNEARHXDLSEYRNAHPQLTLLQYVDDLLLAA from the exons ATGGAAGATGTTCCCCTCTACTCTCTGGGACCCATACGGCACTGGTCGCCGTTTGGTCTGCTGGAAGTCCCCGAGGTCAATGAACTGTCGGGAGATGCAGAACCACGGGTCTGTCAGGAAGCTCTGACGTGGAAACCAGAGTCAGTTTTGAGAAAGTCCGGACAAATTTTGAAAACAG gtATGGGTCAGGCGACATCCACACTCCTGGACCTAGTCCTCAGTCACATGTCTGAGGTTAAGGAGAGGGCTCATAACCTAGGGGTAGAAGTCAGGAAATCTAAACTAAAAACCTTTTGCGTTTCAGAGTGGCCTACCTTCGGAGTAAAGTGGCCCCAGGAGGGGACTTTCGATCTCCATGTGGTTCAGAGAGTACGAGATGTTATTCTCAACCCTGGTCCAAGAGGGCATCCAGACCAGGTACCATATATTATCACCTGGCAAAGCCTAGTGGAAGACCCCCCCACATGGATCAAGGTTTTGATTCCCTCACAGGTTCCTCCAAAAGTATTGGTGGCAGAGGCTAAGCAGCTGAGTTCCAAGAAGCCAATGGTGCTCTCAGACTCCGTCCCTTGTTCTGATCTCATTGATCTCCTAGGGCCAGAACTTCCCCCACCTTATTCCACAG GGGACTTGGTAGAAGTGGCAGAGAAAGTTTATAATAACAGAGAAACccctgaggagagggaggagtggcTGAGGGCTGAAGACAGGAAGTATCAAGCTGCTGAAGGGAAGAAGAATAGTAGGGAATTGACAAAAATCCTGTATGCTGTCACTCAAGGAGACAGACAT GGATGTCTCGGTTCGGAGTCCCTCCCTGAACCGCGGATAACACTAGAAGTGGAGGGGCAGCCTGTAAGCTTCCTGGTGGACACCGGGGCCCAACACTCAGTCCTCACCCAGCCACTAGGACAATTAGACAATAAACAGAGCTGGGTGCAGGAAGCCACAGGGAAGAAGATCTATAACTGGACTACTAAAAGAAGGGTTAACCTAAGCACAGGCCAGGTCATGCATTCTTTTATGGTCATTCTGGAATGTCCAGCACCATTACTAGGACGAGACCTCCTGAACAAAGTCGGGGCTAGGATACATTTTGAAAGGGAAAGGTTTAGAGTAACTGACCGCCAAAATCAGCCCCTACAAGTCTTGACCATGTCATTGGTGGATGAATACCGCCTCTATGATACAGCAAAGTCTGGGGAAACCTTATCAGGATGGTGGCTGCAAGCTTATCCTCAGGCATGGGCAGAAACAGGGGGTCCTGGATTGGCAGTGAAACAGGCACCCCTGTTCATAGAACTTAAACCTGGGGCTGAACCAGTCCACATTAAACAATACCCAATGACATTGGAAGCAAGGAAGGGAATCACCCCTCACATACAATGCCTTTTAGATCAGGGAATCTTGAGGCAATGCAGATCACTGTGGAACACTCCCCTTTTGCCTGTAAAGAAATCTGGAACTGGAGATTATCGGTCAGTACAGGACCTAAGGGAGGTAAATGCCAGGACTATGGACATACACCCCACAGTACCTAACCCTTATACTTTATTGTCGGCTCTGGCCCCAACTCATGTTTGGTATACTATACTGGACTTGAAAGATGCATTTTTCAGCCTGCCACTGGCACCTAAAAGCCAGGAAGTCTTTGCCTTTGAGTGGATCGATGAGTCCCGTGGCATCGCAGGACAGTTGACCTGGACCAGGCTTCCACAGGGATTCAAGAACTCGCCTACTTTGTTCAACGAGGCACGACACTGAGATCTGAGTGAGTACAGAAATGCCCACCCACAGCTGACGCTTTTACAATACGTTGACGATCTTCTCCTGGCTGCCTGA